In Streptococcus parapneumoniae, the genomic stretch TCCTTATACCTCGCTTTCTACAAAAAATCGCCCCTGCCATCTACATGACAGGGACGAATGTGTTTATCCGCGGTACCACCCAATTTCGGGCAAGGCCCGCAACTCTTGTCTTTAAAATAAAAAGACATAATTTTATTTCATTTTCATCCATCAGCAACCAGTTTTGACACATTTGTGGACTTCTCAGCACCGCCACTTTCTGTAAAATGTGGGATTCAAAACACCTCTGATGGCTTTATTGTAGCAAGATTTTTTCGGAAATGCAAGGCACAAGAAAAATTACTTGAACCTGATGCCATTTTCTTTCAATTTCTTGATGGTAGCTGGGCCGATTCCTTTCAAGGAAAGGAGTTCTTTTTCAGTCCAGTTTTTAAAATCTGACGCAGACTTGATTCCTTCATCATAGAAAGTTTTGGCACGATCAAGTGGAAGTCCGCCCAAGTTTGCTGCAAAATCTTCTACAGAATTGGCTACTTTTTGAGCTTGCTCTTTGGTAGCTTCTACTGCTTGTTCAACTTTTTTAGAAACAGCCTTACCAGCTTGGCTTGCTGACTGTTCTGCACGTTTTACGACTTTTTTTGTCTCTTCTACAACCTTCGTCACAGTACTTGAAAAAGCACCTGCACGACGGAGGCTATTTCGTAATTGTTTTTTACGATTGAGTTTCTTTGACATGATAAAATCCTTTCAATAAAAAACCCCTGTTCTGACAAGGATTTAATATAAATATTCTATCAAGATTTTAGTAAAAAATCAAGAA encodes the following:
- a CDS encoding helix-hairpin-helix domain-containing protein, whose product is MSKKLNRKKQLRNSLRRAGAFSSTVTKVVEETKKVVKRAEQSASQAGKAVSKKVEQAVEATKEQAQKVANSVEDFAANLGGLPLDRAKTFYDEGIKSASDFKNWTEKELLSLKGIGPATIKKLKENGIRFK